The bacterium genome has a segment encoding these proteins:
- the cobA gene encoding uroporphyrinogen-III C-methyltransferase, whose protein sequence is MVKKGRVFLVGAGPGDPGLLTLRGREVLSQADVVLYDALVHPDLLEHAPPGALRIFRGSRGKKGALNQAQINRKLVQYALQGKKVVRLKGGDPFVFGRGGEELLALVPRKIPFEVVPGVSSSYAVPTAAGIPLSHRGMNASFTVVTGHETGDKPGSQIDWAHLARDRGTLVFLMGLHTLPEVSRRLLSHGMDPKTPAAVVQKGTTRHQKSVRGVLSDIAAKVHGAKLQAPAILVLGKVVALSKWLDPEAHRPLKGLRVLVTRNLMKAGPLTQMLKEKGAEVVEAATIELRPLPLGPRDRRLLEGALDYDWIVLSSAPAVEFLKEAFQQLGFPLSRLRPVSIACVGPSTAKAARAAGLVPSLVPKDFKQEGLVHAFRRMDLRGQRVLFIRAKEGRDVLQRFFRAQRVPCDLLPLYENHVPPGAVRRLRSLFKDEGGVDLLTFASSSAAEHFYGAFTPAERERWLAQVPAAVIGPVTGATVRQWGGRVVAQPKVYTLDHLVDAIGRWAKKRDKK, encoded by the coding sequence TTGGTAAAGAAAGGAAGGGTGTTCCTGGTGGGCGCCGGTCCCGGCGATCCGGGCCTCTTGACCCTGCGGGGCCGCGAGGTCCTCTCCCAGGCGGACGTGGTCCTCTATGACGCCTTGGTCCATCCGGACCTCCTCGAGCATGCGCCGCCCGGAGCCCTCCGGATCTTTCGGGGGAGCCGGGGCAAGAAAGGCGCACTCAACCAAGCCCAGATCAACCGCAAGCTGGTCCAATATGCCCTCCAGGGGAAAAAAGTCGTCCGCCTCAAGGGCGGTGACCCCTTCGTCTTCGGACGGGGTGGGGAAGAACTGTTGGCCCTCGTTCCCCGCAAGATCCCTTTCGAGGTGGTCCCGGGGGTCTCTTCGTCCTATGCCGTTCCCACGGCGGCAGGTATCCCCTTGAGCCACCGGGGCATGAACGCGTCCTTTACCGTGGTCACCGGGCATGAAACGGGGGACAAGCCTGGAAGCCAGATCGATTGGGCCCACCTGGCCCGGGACCGGGGAACCCTGGTCTTCTTGATGGGCCTTCACACCCTGCCGGAAGTTTCCCGGCGGCTCCTTTCCCACGGCATGGACCCCAAGACTCCAGCTGCGGTGGTGCAAAAAGGGACGACCCGTCATCAGAAGAGCGTGCGGGGGGTCCTTTCCGATATCGCGGCCAAGGTCCACGGGGCCAAGCTCCAGGCGCCGGCCATCCTGGTCCTGGGGAAGGTGGTCGCCCTCTCGAAATGGTTGGACCCGGAAGCCCATCGTCCGCTCAAAGGATTGCGGGTCCTAGTGACCCGGAACCTGATGAAGGCAGGCCCCCTGACCCAGATGCTCAAGGAAAAAGGGGCTGAAGTGGTGGAGGCCGCCACCATCGAACTGAGACCCCTACCTTTGGGCCCGCGCGACCGACGGCTTCTGGAAGGAGCCTTGGATTATGATTGGATCGTTCTTTCCAGCGCGCCCGCGGTCGAGTTCTTGAAGGAGGCCTTCCAACAACTGGGTTTTCCCCTTTCCCGCCTCCGGCCGGTTTCAATCGCTTGCGTGGGACCTTCCACCGCTAAGGCGGCCCGGGCTGCGGGGCTGGTCCCATCCCTTGTTCCCAAGGACTTCAAACAAGAAGGGCTCGTCCATGCCTTCCGCCGGATGGACCTTCGGGGCCAAAGGGTCCTTTTCATCCGGGCGAAGGAGGGACGGGATGTGCTCCAACGCTTCTTCCGGGCCCAAAGGGTCCCTTGCGATCTGCTGCCTCTCTATGAGAACCATGTCCCGCCGGGAGCGGTCCGGCGATTGCGGAGCCTTTTCAAGGACGAGGGAGGGGTGGATCTTTTGACCTTCGCTTCCTCCTCGGCGGCCGAACACTTCTATGGCGCCTTTACCCCGGCCGAGCGGGAACGCTGGCTGGCCCAAGTGCCGGCGGCGGTCATCGGCCCGGTCACGGGGGCGACCGTGCGCCAATGGGGCGGACGGGTGGTGGCCCAGCCCAAGGTCTATACGCTGGATCATCTGGTGGACGCCATCGGCCGATGGGCGAAAAAAAGGGATAAGAAGTGA
- the hemC gene encoding hydroxymethylbilane synthase, which produces MRILVGTRGSELALAQAGMVRDLIAPLFPRDEVVLEVVKTLGDRLSAKEAEVGPEGEPPQGVFTKELDEALLEGRVAMAIHSLKDVPTVLPAGIHYGAFLKREDPRDVLVSRDGKRFHELAAGARIGTSSPRREAQVRAARRDLQVVPLRGNVDTRLRKMAQGEMEAVLLAGAGLKRLGRGAEATEWLDPEWMLPAPAQGVLAVTLLERDKEMAEKITELDDVPTRTCAEAERAFLKTLLGGCRIPVGALATLQDGILTLSGVVAQPSGEQVMRGSRKGDPKDPRGLGTELARNLLANGAQEILNGFGRASW; this is translated from the coding sequence GTGAGGATCCTGGTCGGTACCCGAGGCAGTGAACTGGCCCTGGCCCAGGCGGGCATGGTCCGCGACCTGATCGCGCCATTGTTCCCGAGGGATGAAGTGGTCCTGGAGGTTGTCAAGACCCTGGGTGACCGGCTTTCGGCCAAAGAAGCGGAGGTGGGCCCGGAAGGCGAGCCGCCTCAAGGGGTCTTCACCAAGGAATTGGATGAGGCCCTTCTGGAAGGCCGGGTGGCCATGGCCATCCACAGCCTCAAAGATGTACCCACGGTGTTGCCGGCCGGCATTCATTATGGCGCCTTCCTCAAACGCGAGGACCCGCGGGACGTTCTGGTTTCCCGGGACGGCAAGCGGTTCCATGAGCTTGCCGCAGGGGCCCGGATCGGGACCAGTTCGCCGCGCCGGGAAGCCCAGGTCCGTGCGGCCCGCCGGGACCTGCAAGTGGTCCCCTTGAGGGGGAATGTGGACACCCGCCTTCGCAAGATGGCTCAAGGGGAAATGGAGGCCGTCCTTTTGGCGGGGGCGGGTCTCAAACGATTGGGGCGGGGGGCGGAGGCCACCGAATGGTTGGATCCGGAATGGATGCTTCCGGCCCCGGCCCAGGGCGTATTGGCGGTCACCCTTCTGGAGCGCGACAAGGAAATGGCCGAGAAGATTACCGAACTGGACGATGTCCCCACCCGGACATGTGCCGAAGCCGAACGGGCTTTCCTTAAGACCCTTTTGGGCGGGTGCCGGATCCCGGTCGGGGCCTTGGCGACCTTACAGGACGGTATCCTGACCCTATCCGGGGTCGTGGCCCAACCCAGCGGCGAGCAGGTCATGCGTGGGTCGCGGAAGGGGGACCCGAAAGATCCCCGGGGTCTGGGGACGGAATTGGCCCGGAACCTTTTGGCCAATGGGGCGCAGGAGATCCTTAATGGTTTCGGGAGGGCCTCTTGGTAA